In a single window of the Olivibacter sp. SDN3 genome:
- a CDS encoding vitamin K epoxide reductase family protein has translation MTWFKYLLKSNDDDSHLVINRLLEKFGNQFTERQVAKLLASHEEYPSLLAIKDVLSRYGIDSDAVRKGNYAYSDFETPFICLIQQEDWSRPSLSIVLNADEEEICYLDPISSKDKIVSVSEFEQIDKQIVLLLDGDGAVDEENYQENKRVQFLDRIIGKLPLLLGVFPLLWTGVFLLSGNFHFQQLISVAFLISSFVALFVCILLLWHEVDAHNPFLKEVCGGQGKKANCGAVLESKSSTFLGISWSSWGFAYFATFFVCQMFFPGQAFHLMFWSVASIFVAPYILFSIYYQSKIVKQWCPLCVTVQGVLLLNTIMSALVLFHTIKENVLSGSWHDIGLIVFLGVCFLVGSHIAIPLLKQAKDSADYERKWKKLKYNAEIFQSLLEKNERITVSPDDIGIIIGNPKAGREIVKVCNPYCGPCSKVHPILEELIRENNDIRLRIIFTASVDEQDIKTPPVAHLLAIQEKYGQEKVHQAMNDWYLAEKKDYQLFSSKYPMNGELKLQQNKIKVMREWCDAMKIRATPTIYIDGYELPDSYRIYELKHLL, from the coding sequence TTATTAGCTTCTCACGAAGAATACCCTTCTCTACTAGCCATTAAAGATGTGCTCTCAAGATACGGTATTGATAGCGACGCGGTGCGAAAAGGGAATTATGCATATTCTGATTTCGAAACTCCGTTTATTTGTTTAATACAACAAGAAGATTGGTCAAGGCCTTCGTTATCTATAGTATTGAACGCTGACGAAGAGGAAATTTGCTATTTGGATCCTATAAGTTCGAAAGATAAAATCGTTAGTGTGTCCGAATTTGAGCAAATAGATAAACAAATTGTGTTGCTTTTGGATGGAGATGGGGCCGTAGATGAAGAAAACTATCAGGAAAATAAAAGGGTACAGTTCCTTGACCGAATTATAGGAAAATTACCCTTGCTGTTGGGTGTGTTTCCGTTGCTTTGGACAGGGGTTTTTCTCCTGTCGGGAAATTTCCATTTTCAGCAACTAATTTCAGTAGCTTTCCTTATTAGCTCGTTTGTAGCCTTGTTTGTATGTATACTACTGTTGTGGCACGAAGTGGACGCTCATAATCCGTTTTTGAAAGAAGTTTGTGGAGGTCAAGGTAAAAAGGCGAACTGTGGTGCCGTCTTAGAATCGAAGAGTTCAACTTTCTTGGGAATAAGCTGGTCTTCGTGGGGTTTTGCCTATTTTGCAACATTCTTTGTTTGTCAGATGTTTTTTCCAGGTCAGGCATTTCATTTGATGTTTTGGTCCGTTGCCTCCATTTTCGTTGCGCCCTATATTCTATTTTCAATCTATTATCAATCTAAGATAGTTAAACAGTGGTGTCCGCTCTGTGTGACAGTGCAGGGGGTGTTATTGTTGAATACAATAATGTCCGCATTAGTACTATTTCATACAATAAAAGAAAATGTTTTAAGCGGATCGTGGCATGATATCGGTCTAATTGTATTTTTGGGTGTCTGTTTTTTGGTTGGAAGCCATATTGCGATTCCTTTACTTAAACAAGCGAAAGACAGCGCCGATTACGAACGTAAGTGGAAAAAACTAAAGTATAATGCGGAGATCTTCCAATCATTACTGGAAAAAAATGAACGTATTACTGTTTCCCCGGATGATATCGGAATTATTATTGGCAATCCGAAAGCAGGACGGGAAATAGTAAAAGTATGTAATCCCTATTGTGGTCCATGCTCTAAGGTGCATCCCATATTGGAGGAATTGATTCGAGAGAATAATGACATCCGACTGCGGATCATCTTTACCGCCAGCGTTGACGAACAGGATATAAAGACCCCTCCTGTGGCCCATCTTCTGGCTATCCAAGAAAAGTACGGGCAAGAAAAAGTACATCAAGCAATGAATGATTGGTATTTGGCAGAAAAAAAGGATTATCAGTTATTTTCATCAAAATATCCGATGAACGGAGAGTTGAAGTTACAACAGAATAAAATTAAAGTGATGCGTGAATGGTGTGATGCTATGAAAATACGGGCTACCCCAACGATTTATATTGACGGTTACGAATTGCCGGACAGTTATAGAATCTACGAATTAAAACATTTATTATAA
- a CDS encoding TIGR04149 family rSAM-modified RiPP: MKKISLKNLNLKEVEQLSREQLKDVFGGSASASGTDSGTCDPDAAICSGGCTTSANTAGTCSLFQGICACYES, encoded by the coding sequence ATGAAAAAGATTTCATTAAAAAATCTAAACCTCAAAGAGGTAGAACAGTTGTCTAGAGAACAATTGAAAGATGTTTTTGGCGGTAGCGCTAGCGCTAGCGGAACTGATTCGGGTACGTGCGATCCCGATGCCGCCATTTGTAGTGGTGGGTGTACAACTAGTGCCAACACGGCTGGAACATGTAGTCTTTTCCAAGGAATTTGTGCTTGCTATGAAAGTTAA
- a CDS encoding TlpA disulfide reductase family protein, producing MHSQEYKENIIQLNLGEHAYKEMIIRIQGGVRNGANYDMRFAGSQNEKIWGFRYPDSLYAESRSFTIDIPTYNDTVSRRIGFKYINNNDTLWNTSLIFANCDTTLISATFLQTDTISKVLTRDKNGNPLFKDVLIDFYLLTSHQDKELLSSIEATQSQFYRYNVDSSQYDIEVEKYIDLARKYPDSHSLIEILNSRKGKFNSKTDVKKVLDCFSTENRNSPIGKEINRYVADTLFSNSTLTAWDTDSAEAIVLDSTKYNLVVFSASWCVPCIEEIPLLKRIYNDLSDKLDITYVSIDDSTKTEAWRRLMREENIPWRSVLAAGNINYIREKYFVSAIPYCLFVHPGGVKEPVEIRQTKVQSYLYRTIKEE from the coding sequence GTGCACTCACAGGAGTATAAAGAAAATATCATTCAACTGAACTTAGGAGAGCATGCCTATAAAGAGATGATAATTAGGATTCAAGGAGGTGTTAGAAATGGCGCAAATTATGATATGCGGTTCGCGGGTTCCCAAAATGAAAAAATTTGGGGTTTTCGATATCCAGACTCGTTGTATGCAGAAAGTCGTTCTTTTACTATTGATATCCCAACCTACAATGACACAGTCAGTCGTAGGATAGGTTTTAAATATATCAATAATAATGATACGCTTTGGAATACAAGCCTAATTTTTGCAAATTGTGACACGACGTTGATCAGTGCAACTTTTCTGCAGACGGATACGATATCTAAAGTTCTTACAAGAGATAAAAACGGAAATCCTTTGTTCAAAGATGTTTTAATTGATTTCTATTTGTTAACGTCACATCAAGATAAAGAATTGCTATCTTCCATCGAAGCTACTCAAAGTCAATTTTATCGGTATAATGTCGATTCTTCACAGTACGATATAGAAGTAGAAAAGTATATTGATTTAGCGAGAAAATATCCCGACTCCCATTCGCTGATTGAGATTTTGAATTCCCGAAAGGGTAAATTTAATTCAAAAACAGACGTTAAAAAGGTGCTGGACTGCTTTTCCACGGAAAACAGGAACTCTCCCATTGGAAAAGAAATCAATCGATATGTAGCAGATACTTTATTCAGTAATAGTACGTTAACGGCATGGGATACGGATAGTGCGGAAGCGATAGTGCTGGATTCGACAAAATATAATCTGGTTGTGTTTTCAGCTTCTTGGTGTGTGCCCTGTATAGAAGAAATACCTTTATTGAAAAGGATATATAATGATTTATCCGACAAACTAGATATAACTTATGTCTCTATTGATGATTCGACAAAAACAGAAGCGTGGCGTCGGTTAATGAGGGAGGAGAATATTCCGTGGAGAAGTGTTTTAGCGGCAGGTAACATTAATTATATAAGAGAAAAGTATTTTGTGTCCGCAATTCCATACTGTCTTTTTGTTCACCCGGGAGGCGTTAAAGAACCTGTAGAAATTCGACAAACAAAAGTACAAAGCTATCTATACCGAACTATAAAGGAAGAGTAG